In Heptranchias perlo isolate sHepPer1 unplaced genomic scaffold, sHepPer1.hap1 HAP1_SCAFFOLD_1683, whole genome shotgun sequence, a genomic segment contains:
- the LOC137309556 gene encoding eotaxin-like: MKTALWVAAVLCSLMICSIQDSAAAPDGIVTFECCESFKTTRIPHKRLANYKRTIGCSTPAIIFTNKRHVKICIKASEKWVQTAVEYLEKRLKNGRNGAKK; the protein is encoded by the exons ATGAAGACAGCACTGTGGGTGGCGGCTGTTTTGTGCTCACTGATGATCTGCTCTATCCAGGATTCTGCTGCTGCACCAG ATGGGATTGTAACATTCGAATGCTGTGAGAGTTTTAAGACCACTCGTATTCCTCATAAAAGACTTGCAAACTACAAGAGAACAATTGGCTGCTCCACTCCCGCCATTAT TTTTACAAACAAACGTCACGTGAAAATTTGCATCAAAGCGAGTGAGAAATGGGTTCAAACCGCAGTGGAATATCTGGAAAAGAGACTGAAGAATGGAAGGAATGGAGCAAAGAAGTGA